In a genomic window of Balaenoptera ricei isolate mBalRic1 chromosome 3, mBalRic1.hap2, whole genome shotgun sequence:
- the TMEM259 gene encoding membralin isoform X2 — protein sequence MQRPWSWRDGAAVWLALFVLFVLAYIHIVFSRSPINCLEHVRDKWPRDGILRVEVQHNSSRAPVFLQFCNGGGSFPGLAVEPGGLELEEEDEEEEELTMEMFGNSSIKFELDIEPKVFKPPGGPEALNDSQEFPFPETPTKAWPQDEYIVEYSLEYGFLRLSQATRQRLSIPVMVVTLDPMRDQCFGDRFSRLLLAEFLGYDDILMSSVKGLAENEENKGFLRNVVSGEHYRFVSMWMARTSYLAAFVIMVIFTLSVSMLLRYSHHQIFVFIVDLLQMLEMNMAIAFPAAPLLTVILALVGMEAIMSEFFNDTTTAFYIILIVWLADQYDAICCHTNTSKRHWLRFFYLYHFAFYAYHYRFNGQYSSLALVTSWLFIQHSMIYFFHHYELPAILQQIRVQEMLLQTPPLGPGSPTALPDDLNNNGGAPAATPDSPGQPPALGPGLQGGGGGPGPVAEAPSSLVAAAASVAAAASGDLGWMAETAAIITDASFLSGLSASLLDRRPASPLSPSGALPRAPQDSAPTSDSPGSDTAPQTAGVSGPSLASTAPVDAPSEVGS from the exons ATGCAGAGGCCCTGGAGCTGGCGGGACGGCGCAGCCGTGTGGCTG gccctgTTCGTGCTCTTCGTCCTGGCCTACATCCACATCGTCTTCTCCCGGTCGCCTATCAACTGCCTGGAGCATGTGCGGGACAAGTGGCCGAGAGACGGCATCCTGCGCGTGGAGGTGCAGCACAACTCAAGCCGCGCGCCCGTCTTCCTGCAGTTCTGCAATGGCGGCGGCAGCTTCCCTGGGCTGGCTGTGGAGCCGGGAGgcctggagctggaggaggaggacgaggaggaggaggagctgaccATGGAGATGTTTGGGAACAGCTCCATCAAG TTTGAGCTGGACATCGAGCCCAAGGTATTCAAGCCACCAGGTGGCCCCGAGGCCCTAAATGACAGCCAGGAGTTCCCCTTTCCTGAGACGCCCACAAAAG CGTGGCCGCAGGACGAGTACATCGTGGAGTACTCGCTGGAGTACGGCTTCTTGCGGCTGTCGCAGGCCACGCGGCAGCGGCTCAGCATCCCAGTCATGGTGGTCACCCTGG ACCCCATGCGGGACCAGTGCTTCGGGGACCGCTTCAGCCGCCTGCTGCTGGCTGAGTTCCTGGGCTACGACGACATCCTCATGTCCAGTGTGAAGGGCCTGGCGGAAAACGAGGAGAACAAGG GCTTCCTGCGGAACGTGGTGTCCGGGGAGCACTACCGCTTCGTGAGCATGTGGATGGCCCGCACGTCCTACCTGGCCGCCTTCGTCATCATGGTCATCTTC ACCCTGAGCGTGTCCATGCTGCTGCGCTACTCCCACCACCAGATCTTCGTCTTCATTG TGGACCTGCTGCAGATGCTGGAGATGAACATGGCCATCGCCTTCCCCGCAGCGCCCCTGCTGACCGTCATCCTGGCCCTCGTGG GAATGGAGGCCATCATGTCTGAGTTCTTCAACGACACCACCACGGCCTTCTACATCATCCTCATCGTGTGGCTGGCCGACCAGTATGATGCCATCTGCTGCCACACCAACACCAGCAAGCGGCACTGGCTTCG GTTCTTCTACCTGTACCACTTCGCCTTCTACGCCTACCACTACCGCTTCAACGGGCAGTACAGCAGCCTGGCCCTCGTCACTTCCTGGCTCTTCATCCAG CATTCCATGATCTACTTCTTCCACCACTACGAGCTGCCCGCCATTCTGCAGCAGATCCGCGTCCAGGAGATGCTGCTGCAGACGCCCCCTCTGGGCCCTGGCAGCCCCACGGCCCTGCCGGACGACCTGAACAACAACGGAGGCGCCCCGGCCGCCACGCCCGACTCTCCCGGCcagccccctgccctgggccctggctTGCAGGGTGGTGGCGGAGGCCCTGGGCCCGTGGCTGAGGCACCCAGCTCCCTGGTGGCCGCGGCGGCCTCGGTAGCTGCAGCAGCCAGTGGTGACCTGGGCTGGATGGCAGAGACGGCCGCCATCATCACAGACGCCTCCTTCTTGTCGGGCCTGAGCGCCTCTCTCCTGGACCGGCGGCCGGCCAGCCCCCTGAGCCCCAGCGGGGCGCTCCCTCGGGCCCCCCAGGACAGTGCCCCCACAAGCGACTCCCCAGGGTCTGACACAGCCCCTCAGACCGCTGGGGTGAGTGGGCCCAGCCTTGCGTCCACGGCTCCAGTGGATGCGCCCTCGGAGGTCGGCTCCTGA
- the TMEM259 gene encoding membralin isoform X1, which yields MSELAAPGAPGPGPNGGGGGGGPAPQRGPRTPNLNPNPLINVRDRLFHALFFKMAVTYSRLFPPAFRRLFEFFVLLKALFVLFVLAYIHIVFSRSPINCLEHVRDKWPRDGILRVEVQHNSSRAPVFLQFCNGGGSFPGLAVEPGGLELEEEDEEEEELTMEMFGNSSIKFELDIEPKVFKPPGGPEALNDSQEFPFPETPTKAWPQDEYIVEYSLEYGFLRLSQATRQRLSIPVMVVTLDPMRDQCFGDRFSRLLLAEFLGYDDILMSSVKGLAENEENKGFLRNVVSGEHYRFVSMWMARTSYLAAFVIMVIFTLSVSMLLRYSHHQIFVFIVDLLQMLEMNMAIAFPAAPLLTVILALVGMEAIMSEFFNDTTTAFYIILIVWLADQYDAICCHTNTSKRHWLRFFYLYHFAFYAYHYRFNGQYSSLALVTSWLFIQHSMIYFFHHYELPAILQQIRVQEMLLQTPPLGPGSPTALPDDLNNNGGAPAATPDSPGQPPALGPGLQGGGGGPGPVAEAPSSLVAAAASVAAAASGDLGWMAETAAIITDASFLSGLSASLLDRRPASPLSPSGALPRAPQDSAPTSDSPGSDTAPQTAGVSGPSLASTAPVDAPSEVGS from the exons ATGTCGGAGCTCGCGGCGCCTGGGGCCCCGGGGCCCGGGCCcaacggcggcggcggcggcggcggcccagCCCCCCAGCGTGGGCCTCGCACCCCCAACCTCAACCCCAATCCTCTCATCAACGTGCGCGACCGGCTCTTCCATGCGCTCTTCTTCAAGATGGCTGTCACCTACTCGCGCCTCTTCCCGCCCGCCTTCCGTCGTCTCTTCGAGTTCTTCGTGTTGCTCAAG gccctgTTCGTGCTCTTCGTCCTGGCCTACATCCACATCGTCTTCTCCCGGTCGCCTATCAACTGCCTGGAGCATGTGCGGGACAAGTGGCCGAGAGACGGCATCCTGCGCGTGGAGGTGCAGCACAACTCAAGCCGCGCGCCCGTCTTCCTGCAGTTCTGCAATGGCGGCGGCAGCTTCCCTGGGCTGGCTGTGGAGCCGGGAGgcctggagctggaggaggaggacgaggaggaggaggagctgaccATGGAGATGTTTGGGAACAGCTCCATCAAG TTTGAGCTGGACATCGAGCCCAAGGTATTCAAGCCACCAGGTGGCCCCGAGGCCCTAAATGACAGCCAGGAGTTCCCCTTTCCTGAGACGCCCACAAAAG CGTGGCCGCAGGACGAGTACATCGTGGAGTACTCGCTGGAGTACGGCTTCTTGCGGCTGTCGCAGGCCACGCGGCAGCGGCTCAGCATCCCAGTCATGGTGGTCACCCTGG ACCCCATGCGGGACCAGTGCTTCGGGGACCGCTTCAGCCGCCTGCTGCTGGCTGAGTTCCTGGGCTACGACGACATCCTCATGTCCAGTGTGAAGGGCCTGGCGGAAAACGAGGAGAACAAGG GCTTCCTGCGGAACGTGGTGTCCGGGGAGCACTACCGCTTCGTGAGCATGTGGATGGCCCGCACGTCCTACCTGGCCGCCTTCGTCATCATGGTCATCTTC ACCCTGAGCGTGTCCATGCTGCTGCGCTACTCCCACCACCAGATCTTCGTCTTCATTG TGGACCTGCTGCAGATGCTGGAGATGAACATGGCCATCGCCTTCCCCGCAGCGCCCCTGCTGACCGTCATCCTGGCCCTCGTGG GAATGGAGGCCATCATGTCTGAGTTCTTCAACGACACCACCACGGCCTTCTACATCATCCTCATCGTGTGGCTGGCCGACCAGTATGATGCCATCTGCTGCCACACCAACACCAGCAAGCGGCACTGGCTTCG GTTCTTCTACCTGTACCACTTCGCCTTCTACGCCTACCACTACCGCTTCAACGGGCAGTACAGCAGCCTGGCCCTCGTCACTTCCTGGCTCTTCATCCAG CATTCCATGATCTACTTCTTCCACCACTACGAGCTGCCCGCCATTCTGCAGCAGATCCGCGTCCAGGAGATGCTGCTGCAGACGCCCCCTCTGGGCCCTGGCAGCCCCACGGCCCTGCCGGACGACCTGAACAACAACGGAGGCGCCCCGGCCGCCACGCCCGACTCTCCCGGCcagccccctgccctgggccctggctTGCAGGGTGGTGGCGGAGGCCCTGGGCCCGTGGCTGAGGCACCCAGCTCCCTGGTGGCCGCGGCGGCCTCGGTAGCTGCAGCAGCCAGTGGTGACCTGGGCTGGATGGCAGAGACGGCCGCCATCATCACAGACGCCTCCTTCTTGTCGGGCCTGAGCGCCTCTCTCCTGGACCGGCGGCCGGCCAGCCCCCTGAGCCCCAGCGGGGCGCTCCCTCGGGCCCCCCAGGACAGTGCCCCCACAAGCGACTCCCCAGGGTCTGACACAGCCCCTCAGACCGCTGGGGTGAGTGGGCCCAGCCTTGCGTCCACGGCTCCAGTGGATGCGCCCTCGGAGGTCGGCTCCTGA